The proteins below are encoded in one region of Deltaproteobacteria bacterium:
- a CDS encoding electron transfer flavoprotein subunit alpha/FixB family protein: MKQGVFIVGEMRDGKMASITAELLGVGRKLSDELNQELSALFIGLGITDAAGEAIAFGADRVYVMDNPLFKDYLTESYVAALENLCQQAGPGILLLGQTSMGKDLAPSLAFRMKTGLTMDCVDLTIDPETRHLRKTKPVYGGNALAVFVCESGRPQMATIRPKAMSPLLPDPSRKGEVVPFDPKINPSALRTRLIGRKKTEIEGIKLCEAEVVVSGGRGLGGPEPFQKLETLAKILHGTVGASRPPCDDGWVPSHYQVGLTGELVAPNLYIAVAISGASQHLAGMQGSKNIVAINKNPKAGIFRLAKFGIVGDYQTILPAFTEKCRELLAD; encoded by the coding sequence TTATTGTAGGTGAGATGAGGGATGGGAAGATGGCTTCCATAACCGCTGAACTATTAGGTGTCGGTCGGAAGCTGTCCGATGAACTGAACCAGGAACTTTCAGCCCTGTTCATAGGATTGGGTATTACCGATGCCGCCGGGGAGGCCATCGCCTTCGGGGCGGACAGGGTGTACGTCATGGATAATCCCCTGTTCAAGGATTATTTGACGGAATCCTATGTGGCGGCTTTGGAAAATTTGTGCCAACAGGCAGGACCTGGGATTTTACTTCTGGGACAAACATCGATGGGCAAGGATCTGGCCCCGTCATTGGCCTTCCGAATGAAGACCGGCCTGACCATGGATTGTGTGGACCTGACCATTGATCCGGAAACCAGGCACCTTAGAAAAACCAAGCCGGTTTATGGCGGCAATGCTTTGGCTGTATTTGTGTGTGAATCAGGGCGGCCTCAAATGGCGACCATAAGGCCAAAGGCCATGTCTCCCCTGCTCCCGGATCCTTCCCGGAAGGGTGAGGTCGTCCCCTTCGATCCGAAGATAAACCCTTCGGCCCTGCGGACCCGCTTGATTGGCAGAAAGAAAACCGAGATTGAAGGGATAAAACTGTGCGAGGCCGAGGTTGTCGTCTCCGGAGGAAGAGGCCTGGGCGGCCCGGAACCCTTCCAAAAACTGGAGACCCTGGCCAAAATACTCCATGGTACGGTCGGTGCTTCCAGACCGCCCTGTGATGACGGGTGGGTCCCTTCCCACTACCAGGTGGGCCTGACCGGTGAACTGGTCGCCCCCAATTTATATATAGCGGTGGCCATATCCGGGGCCTCCCAGCATCTGGCCGGCATGCAGGGTTCCAAAAATATCGTGGCCATCAACAAAAACCCCAAGGCCGGTATCTTCAGATTGGCCAAGTTCGGCATTGTCGGTGACTACCAAACCATATTACCGGCCTTTACTGAAAAATGCAGGGAACTTCTGGCGGATTAA
- a CDS encoding (Fe-S)-binding protein, whose amino-acid sequence MPFVHPSAETYFGIPGYVLSWVILIAALALFSCTLYQRILLLRSGQPDPRFSQLDRRFLGLIRYGLIQKKQLRYFGAGIIHYLIFTGFIILSLRSLDLIIQGLGGGYELYWLKGSFGGFYNSLKDVFELLVLAAGLWAILRRLLLQPERYRRNGDPGHQSEAYLVLGLIVFLMITDILFEAGRLASTSQVSRGWLPAAALGAWTLSGSLPSTGAVLSSTVYWLHLLAFFFFLNFLPLAKHFHIITALPNVFFRKLEKGGIKPARWGIENPEDLDSLGVGRLTDFTWKHLLDFFSCTECGRCSDQCPARAVGRPLSPKMFTIKLRDYGYSKEENKIAMTGGLITTDEIWSCTTCGACEEECPVCIEYIDKMIDLRRHLIETSQTPKSFNSVLMQIEKTGNPFGKPASKRADWTKEVPGLLVPILKAGDEAEVLYFVDGYASYDPRVQIIAQAIVQGLHRSNIQFGILGAREKDSGHQVRRLGEEGLFQNLLEENMETLGSRRFKQIVTTDPHAFNTLKKDYPGDLPVMHYSQFFLPLIQDGRLKPAKALAPGDVYTYHDPCYLGRHNGLYDPPRQILKTLPGMNLVEMQRCRDRSFCCGGGDVNLWHEIEGEEMRMAGKRVRMARDAGANVIVTACLFCLLNLEDAVKTAGLDKEMRVTDLMELVVSTI is encoded by the coding sequence ATGCCCTTCGTCCACCCCTCCGCTGAAACCTATTTCGGGATTCCGGGTTATGTTCTGTCCTGGGTTATTCTTATTGCAGCCCTGGCCTTATTTTCCTGTACCCTTTACCAACGGATTTTATTGCTCCGTTCCGGACAGCCGGACCCCCGCTTTTCCCAATTGGACCGAAGATTCCTGGGGTTGATCCGTTACGGTCTGATTCAAAAAAAACAACTGCGCTATTTTGGGGCCGGTATAATTCATTATCTGATTTTTACCGGATTCATCATCCTGAGCCTCCGATCCCTGGACCTGATCATCCAGGGGCTGGGAGGCGGCTATGAGCTGTACTGGTTGAAAGGGTCTTTCGGGGGTTTTTACAACAGCTTGAAGGACGTCTTTGAACTGCTGGTCCTGGCCGCCGGTCTCTGGGCCATCCTGAGACGGCTCCTGCTTCAGCCAGAACGCTACCGGCGCAATGGAGATCCAGGCCATCAGTCAGAGGCTTATCTGGTATTGGGCCTGATCGTTTTTCTGATGATCACGGATATCCTTTTTGAAGCCGGTCGCCTGGCTTCCACTTCCCAGGTTTCCCGGGGCTGGCTTCCGGCGGCTGCTTTGGGGGCCTGGACCCTTTCCGGATCTCTTCCGTCTACAGGGGCGGTTCTTTCCAGCACCGTCTATTGGCTGCACCTGCTGGCCTTTTTTTTCTTTTTAAACTTCCTCCCCCTGGCCAAGCATTTTCACATCATCACGGCCCTGCCCAATGTCTTTTTCCGCAAGCTTGAAAAAGGAGGGATCAAACCGGCCCGATGGGGAATCGAAAATCCGGAAGACCTGGACAGCCTGGGGGTGGGCCGACTGACGGATTTTACCTGGAAGCACCTGCTAGACTTTTTTAGTTGCACGGAATGCGGCCGCTGTTCCGATCAATGTCCGGCCAGGGCCGTAGGCCGGCCTTTGTCTCCTAAAATGTTCACCATCAAGTTAAGGGATTACGGGTATTCGAAGGAGGAAAACAAAATCGCGATGACCGGCGGCCTGATCACCACCGATGAAATCTGGTCCTGCACGACCTGCGGGGCCTGTGAGGAGGAATGCCCGGTCTGTATCGAGTATATTGACAAGATGATTGACCTGCGCCGTCATCTCATCGAGACCTCGCAAACTCCCAAATCATTTAATTCCGTTTTGATGCAGATCGAAAAGACCGGAAATCCCTTCGGCAAACCGGCTTCCAAAAGGGCTGACTGGACCAAAGAGGTGCCGGGACTCCTCGTCCCGATTCTGAAAGCGGGAGATGAGGCCGAGGTTCTTTACTTTGTTGACGGCTATGCTTCCTATGACCCCAGGGTCCAGATCATAGCCCAGGCTATCGTTCAGGGGCTTCACCGTTCTAACATCCAATTCGGCATCCTGGGGGCTAGAGAAAAAGATTCCGGCCATCAGGTCCGCCGTCTGGGGGAGGAAGGCCTTTTCCAAAACCTGTTGGAAGAAAATATGGAGACCCTGGGCAGCCGCCGGTTTAAACAGATTGTCACCACCGATCCCCATGCCTTCAACACCCTTAAAAAGGATTATCCCGGAGATCTTCCGGTCATGCACTATAGCCAATTCTTTTTGCCCCTCATTCAGGACGGCCGGCTCAAACCGGCAAAGGCCCTGGCTCCCGGGGATGTCTATACCTATCATGACCCCTGTTATTTAGGCCGGCATAACGGCCTTTATGATCCGCCCCGGCAGATCCTCAAGACCTTGCCGGGCATGAACTTAGTGGAGATGCAGCGCTGCCGGGACCGGAGTTTTTGCTGCGGCGGCGGAGATGTCAATCTCTGGCATGAGATCGAAGGAGAGGAAATGCGTATGGCCGGAAAAAGGGTCCGGATGGCCCGGGATGCCGGGGCGAACGTCATCGTCACCGCCTGCCTCTTTTGCCTGCTTAATTTGGAAGATGCGGTCAAGACCGCCGGTCTGGATAAGGAAATGCGGGTAACGGATCTGATGGAATTGGTGGTTTCTACGATCTAA
- a CDS encoding electron transfer flavoprotein subunit beta/FixA family protein: MDIIVCVKRVPFTQEVDLEIGQDKKDIDRSPLVYALNDWDGYAIEEAVLIKEQFGGTITAITLGSEDDEEVLRRCLAVGTDKAMRIDPGSRELDGYGISRVLSEVIRGLSFDLILTGVQAEDDNQAMIGIMTAEQLGLAHAAVVTGIEVKDQSALIRCELEDGLEERSILSLPALLTIQSGINEPRYVSLMGIKKAAKKGIETVLLTDLNLTEEDLAPRTHIEEVYLPPDTEGADMIIGEPSRIAEEILRLLKEKGVRT; encoded by the coding sequence GTGGACATCATTGTCTGTGTAAAAAGGGTCCCTTTTACCCAAGAGGTGGACCTGGAGATTGGTCAGGACAAAAAGGATATCGACCGGTCCCCGCTGGTTTATGCCTTGAACGATTGGGATGGTTATGCCATAGAAGAGGCCGTTCTGATCAAAGAGCAATTCGGCGGGACCATCACGGCCATCACCCTGGGCAGCGAAGACGATGAAGAGGTCTTAAGAAGATGCCTGGCCGTGGGGACTGACAAGGCCATGCGCATCGATCCCGGGAGCAGGGAATTGGACGGCTATGGGATTTCCAGGGTCCTTTCGGAGGTCATCAGAGGACTTTCTTTTGACCTGATTCTCACCGGTGTCCAGGCCGAAGACGACAACCAGGCCATGATCGGGATCATGACGGCCGAACAACTGGGCCTGGCCCATGCCGCCGTGGTGACCGGGATCGAGGTAAAGGATCAATCGGCCCTGATTCGCTGCGAACTGGAAGACGGGCTGGAAGAACGATCCATCCTCAGCCTCCCGGCCCTGCTGACCATCCAGAGCGGGATCAATGAACCCCGCTATGTGTCCCTCATGGGCATAAAAAAAGCGGCTAAAAAAGGGATCGAAACGGTCCTTTTGACTGATTTGAATCTGACCGAAGAGGACCTGGCCCCGAGAACGCACATCGAAGAAGTCTATCTGCCGCCGGATACCGAAGGGGCCGATATGATCATCGGTGAGCCTTCCCGGATCGCCGAAGAGATTTTACGCCTATTGAAAGAAAAGGGGGTGAGGACCTGA